The Cellulomonas sp. P24 genome contains a region encoding:
- the aroC gene encoding chorismate synthase: MLRWLTSGESHGEALVGILEGLPAGVEVGTADVRAALARRRLGYGRGARMAFEQDEVRILGGVRLGVSQGGPVAIEIGNTEWPKWVDVMSADPVDDPEKLNRARNAPLTRPRPGHADLVGMRKYAFDDARPVLERASARETATRVALGTVAARFLAQAAGIRLVSHVVAIGPVAVPDDAGLPTPDDVAALDADPVRCHHPESSAAMVEEIDDCHRAGDTLGGVVEVLAYGLPSGLGSYVHADRRLDARLAGALMGIQAIKGVEVGDGFRTATRRGSQAHDEMERNADGVITRRSNRAGGLEGGMTNGETLRVRAAMKPISTVPRALATVDTATGEPAQAQHQRSDVCAVPPAAVVAEAMVALVLADALIEKVGGDSVSEVRRNLAGYVAAIPELQR, from the coding sequence ATGCTGCGTTGGTTGACATCCGGTGAGTCGCACGGTGAGGCGTTGGTCGGGATCCTCGAGGGTCTGCCGGCCGGGGTCGAGGTCGGGACTGCGGATGTCCGCGCCGCCCTGGCGCGTCGCAGGCTCGGGTACGGGCGCGGGGCGCGGATGGCGTTCGAGCAGGACGAGGTGCGGATCCTCGGCGGTGTGCGCCTCGGCGTGAGCCAGGGTGGACCTGTCGCGATCGAGATCGGCAACACCGAGTGGCCCAAGTGGGTCGACGTGATGTCCGCCGACCCCGTGGACGACCCGGAGAAGCTCAACCGCGCTCGCAACGCGCCGTTGACGCGCCCGCGGCCCGGGCACGCGGATCTCGTCGGGATGCGCAAGTACGCGTTCGACGACGCCCGTCCGGTGCTCGAGCGTGCCTCGGCGCGGGAGACGGCGACCCGTGTCGCTCTCGGTACGGTCGCCGCGCGCTTCCTCGCGCAGGCCGCCGGCATCCGCCTCGTCTCGCACGTGGTGGCGATCGGGCCGGTTGCGGTTCCTGATGACGCGGGGCTCCCGACGCCCGACGACGTGGCGGCGCTCGACGCCGACCCGGTTCGGTGCCACCACCCCGAGAGCTCCGCGGCCATGGTCGAGGAGATCGACGACTGCCATCGGGCCGGCGACACGCTCGGGGGAGTCGTCGAGGTCCTCGCCTACGGGTTGCCGTCCGGTCTCGGCTCCTACGTCCACGCGGATCGCAGGCTCGACGCCCGGCTCGCCGGTGCGCTCATGGGCATCCAGGCGATCAAGGGCGTCGAGGTCGGAGACGGGTTCCGGACCGCGACCCGTCGCGGCTCGCAGGCGCACGACGAGATGGAACGCAACGCCGACGGTGTCATCACGCGCCGCAGCAACCGTGCCGGTGGCCTCGAGGGCGGCATGACCAACGGCGAGACCCTTCGGGTGCGCGCGGCCATGAAGCCGATCTCGACGGTGCCCCGGGCGCTCGCCACCGTCGACACCGCGACCGGCGAGCCGGCGCAGGCCCAGCACCAACGCTCGGACGTCTGCGCTGTCCCTCCGGCGGCCGTCGTCGCCGAGGCGATGGTGGCGCTCGTGCTCGCCGATGCGCTGATCGAGAAGGTCGGCGGCGACTCGGTGAGCGAGGTTCGACGGAACCTCGCCGGCTACGTCGCGGCGATCCCGGAGCTGCAGCGCTGA
- a CDS encoding type II secretion system protein J: MRRLLGRPGADERGTTLSELVVVMLILGIVTAATAALTIGFQRTNAQNITRQDQIDVARTAVERMSKTIRTAVKPSQLLANCSGGCSIDAFVRAEAFSVQFYANLDNPGNSVGPSRIVYSVAATGPDAGVLIEKVQRPDTNPPVTSAGYTYCDAEAAGATTECQSRLTVQRLAVGVVTSAASPLFSYYDSNGSVMTPVSGGSLTASQLEKVLSIEIDVNVETPNATRAAPTQYIQRVTLPNSQAVLRSGQDPTP, encoded by the coding sequence ATGCGGCGCCTGCTGGGCCGGCCCGGTGCCGACGAGCGTGGAACCACGTTGTCCGAGCTCGTCGTCGTCATGCTCATCCTCGGAATCGTCACGGCGGCGACGGCGGCACTGACGATCGGGTTCCAGCGGACCAACGCCCAGAACATCACCCGCCAGGACCAGATCGACGTGGCGCGGACGGCGGTGGAGCGGATGAGCAAGACGATCCGGACGGCGGTCAAGCCCAGCCAGCTGCTGGCCAACTGCTCGGGCGGATGCTCGATCGATGCATTCGTGAGGGCAGAGGCCTTCTCGGTGCAGTTCTATGCGAACCTCGACAACCCGGGTAACTCGGTCGGGCCCAGCCGGATCGTCTACTCGGTTGCGGCAACCGGACCCGACGCGGGTGTGCTCATCGAGAAGGTGCAGCGACCCGACACCAACCCGCCCGTCACCTCCGCGGGATATACCTACTGCGATGCCGAGGCTGCCGGTGCCACGACGGAGTGCCAGAGCCGCCTGACCGTTCAGAGGCTCGCCGTCGGAGTGGTCACCTCCGCCGCGAGCCCGCTGTTCTCCTACTACGACTCGAACGGCTCAGTCATGACGCCTGTCAGCGGAGGAAGCCTGACCGCTTCCCAGCTGGAGAAGGTGCTGTCGATCGAGATCGACGTGAATGTCGAGACACCGAATGCCACACGTGCCGCACCGACGCAGTACATCCAGCGTGTGACGCTGCCCAACTCGCAAGCAGTGCTCCGATCAGGACAGGATCCGACGCCATGA
- a CDS encoding A24 family peptidase produces the protein MTWYLLSVAGAFGLVIGSFVNVVVWRVPRGESVVRPPSACPVCHASIRAWDNVPVVSWVLLRGRCRDCGTRISRRYPLVEATTGVLFVLVAIRFLDAGDLAWAAPAYLYLAAVAVALALIDIDTHRLPNAIVLPSIPVMLLLLGAASAVTGDWSRLGTSVLGGVVLFALYAAMVVAYPRGMGLGDVKLAAVIGVALGWLGWGPLAVGAFAAFLLGGGFSVTLLALRRANRKTALPFGPWMLAGAGVGIAAGAPLWSAYLGLFA, from the coding sequence GTGACCTGGTACCTCCTGTCCGTTGCGGGGGCTTTCGGCCTCGTCATCGGATCCTTCGTCAACGTGGTCGTCTGGCGGGTGCCACGGGGCGAGTCGGTGGTGCGACCGCCGAGCGCGTGCCCGGTGTGCCACGCGTCGATCCGCGCGTGGGACAACGTGCCCGTGGTGTCGTGGGTGCTGCTGCGGGGCAGGTGCCGAGACTGCGGCACGCGGATCTCGCGGAGGTACCCGCTTGTCGAGGCGACCACAGGCGTGCTGTTCGTCCTGGTCGCGATTCGGTTCCTGGATGCGGGTGATCTGGCGTGGGCTGCTCCGGCTTACCTCTACCTTGCAGCAGTTGCCGTCGCCCTGGCGTTGATCGACATCGACACGCATCGACTCCCCAACGCGATCGTGCTGCCCTCGATCCCGGTGATGCTGCTGCTGCTCGGTGCCGCATCCGCAGTCACGGGAGACTGGTCCCGGCTCGGCACGTCGGTCCTCGGTGGCGTCGTGCTGTTCGCGCTCTATGCGGCCATGGTCGTGGCATATCCGCGAGGGATGGGCCTCGGTGACGTCAAGCTTGCCGCCGTGATCGGAGTGGCGCTCGGTTGGCTCGGATGGGGTCCGTTGGCGGTCGGAGCATTTGCGGCCTTCCTGCTCGGAGGCGGCTTCTCGGTCACCCTCCTCGCGCTTCGGCGCGCGAACCGCAAGACCGCGCTCCCATTCGGGCCGTGGATGCTGGCCGGCGCCGGGGTCGGCATCGCCGCGGGTGCGCCACTCTGGTCCGCGTATCTCGGCCTGTTCGCCTGA
- the pilM gene encoding type IV pilus assembly protein PilM, with product MSKTRVIGLDIGTTHVRAAEVEFGSGGPAGKGVPELVRFGQIPLPSGAVRDGEVAEPQTVASALRQLWAQNKFGSKDVIIGVGNQRVLVRDLDLPAMPLPELRTSLAFQVQDLIPVAVDDALLDYYPSSTADGPHGPVYRGLLVAATKETVKANTAAVELAGLRPMMVDLNAFALARVQARGDLSEGTIALVDIGARVTNVVIVASGRPRFVRILPSGGQDVTDAVAHALNIPIEQAEGLKREIGVGYAVVPELEPAKEAINDVTGSLIEAIRNTLVYYASSNPGGAVTQVYISGGGTFLPGLGQFLSSASRVPVALGQPLSTLRVASSAAGLSEVQSVLAVSVGLAFGVAA from the coding sequence GTGTCCAAGACCCGGGTCATCGGTCTCGACATCGGTACGACGCACGTGCGTGCGGCCGAGGTCGAGTTCGGAAGCGGAGGTCCGGCCGGGAAGGGCGTGCCGGAGCTCGTGCGGTTCGGTCAGATCCCGCTCCCGAGCGGGGCTGTCCGCGACGGTGAGGTCGCTGAACCGCAGACGGTCGCGTCAGCGTTGCGGCAGCTCTGGGCGCAGAACAAGTTCGGCTCGAAGGATGTGATCATCGGCGTCGGCAACCAACGGGTGCTCGTCCGAGATCTGGATCTCCCGGCGATGCCGCTGCCGGAGCTGCGCACCTCGCTCGCGTTCCAGGTCCAGGACCTGATCCCGGTCGCCGTCGATGACGCACTGCTGGACTACTACCCGTCGAGCACGGCAGACGGTCCGCACGGCCCCGTGTACCGCGGGCTCCTGGTGGCAGCGACCAAGGAGACGGTCAAGGCCAACACGGCGGCGGTCGAGCTCGCCGGGCTCCGACCCATGATGGTCGATCTCAACGCCTTCGCCCTGGCCCGCGTGCAGGCACGTGGCGATCTCTCGGAGGGCACGATCGCTCTCGTCGACATCGGCGCTCGGGTGACGAACGTCGTGATCGTCGCGTCCGGACGTCCACGGTTCGTACGCATCCTTCCGTCCGGCGGGCAGGACGTGACCGACGCGGTGGCGCACGCGTTGAACATCCCGATCGAGCAGGCTGAGGGGCTCAAGCGCGAGATCGGCGTCGGGTACGCCGTCGTACCCGAGCTCGAGCCTGCCAAGGAGGCCATCAACGACGTGACGGGATCGCTCATCGAGGCGATCCGCAACACGCTCGTGTACTACGCCAGCAGCAACCCGGGCGGTGCGGTGACGCAGGTCTACATCTCCGGTGGTGGGACGTTCCTCCCGGGCCTCGGGCAGTTCCTCTCGAGCGCCAGCCGCGTGCCTGTCGCTCTCGGCCAGCCGTTGTCCACATTGCGTGTCGCCAGCAGCGCCGCAGGCCTCAGCGAGGTCCAGTCGGTCCTCGCGGTGTCCGTCGGCCTCGCGTTTGGAGTCGCAGCATGA
- a CDS encoding fimbrial assembly protein — translation MTVTNSAPAGPALAFTPTGLWPQVDLMPPEVRAGRRLKHVKRILALVLLGVVAVSAVGYAGALVAANSAAADLESVQQETARLTAEQAKYAEVPKVLGDISQVETARRLGTSTEILWTPYVNALRAVTPAGVSIDNLVAVGSDPLRQAPAAANALAGPSIGSIQFTAKSLTMIDTSDWLDALDGVPGLGDAWFSTETISDAGGVTFYQVSATVQITTTALANRFASTEGN, via the coding sequence ATGACCGTCACGAACAGCGCACCCGCCGGTCCGGCGCTCGCGTTCACTCCGACAGGGTTGTGGCCGCAGGTCGACCTCATGCCGCCGGAGGTCCGGGCCGGTCGACGACTCAAGCACGTCAAGCGGATCCTTGCGCTCGTCCTGCTCGGCGTCGTCGCGGTGAGTGCGGTTGGCTACGCCGGTGCGCTCGTCGCGGCGAACTCGGCCGCGGCAGACCTCGAGAGCGTCCAGCAGGAGACTGCTCGGTTGACCGCTGAGCAAGCGAAGTACGCCGAGGTTCCGAAGGTCCTGGGGGACATCTCCCAGGTCGAGACCGCGCGACGCCTCGGCACCTCGACGGAGATTCTCTGGACGCCCTACGTGAACGCGCTCCGGGCTGTGACGCCCGCGGGAGTGAGCATCGACAACTTGGTCGCTGTGGGGTCCGACCCGCTGCGTCAGGCTCCGGCAGCGGCGAACGCGCTGGCGGGACCGAGCATCGGGTCCATCCAGTTCACCGCCAAGTCGCTGACCATGATCGACACCTCGGACTGGCTCGACGCGCTCGATGGTGTCCCCGGGCTCGGTGACGCATGGTTCTCGACAGAGACGATCAGTGACGCCGGCGGCGTCACGTTCTACCAGGTGAGCGCGACCGTACAGATCACCACGACAGCGCTCGCCAACCGCTTCGCTTCGACGGAGGGCAACTGA